One window of the Triticum dicoccoides isolate Atlit2015 ecotype Zavitan chromosome 3B, WEW_v2.0, whole genome shotgun sequence genome contains the following:
- the LOC119281727 gene encoding WUSCHEL-related homeobox 9-like, which yields MEALSGRVGVKCGRWNPTAEQVKVLTELFRAGLRTPSTEQIQRISTHLSAFGKVESKNVFYWFQNHKARERHHHKKRRRVASCSPDSSSNEEESGRAAAAEPADLVLQPPESKREARGYNHHPRIMTCYVREVTEQEEATTWERPTREVETLELFPLKAAYDLELEADRFSRYVRGGEQQCREISFFDVATGRDPPLELRLCSFDRYLV from the exons ATGGAGGCGCTGAGCGGGCGGGTGGGAGTGAAGTGCGGGCGGTGGAACCCGACGGCGGAGCAGGTGAAGGTGCTGACGGAGCTGTTCCGGGCGGGGCTGCGGACGCCGAGCACGGAGCAGATCCAGCGGATCTCCACGCACCTCAGCGCCTTCGGCAAGGTGGAGAGCAAGAACGTCTTCTACTGGTTCCAGAACCACAAGGCCCGCGAGCGCCACCACCACAAGAAGCGCCGCCGCGTCGCCTCCTGCTCCCCCGACAGCAGCAGCAACGAGGAAGAGAGcggccgtgccgccgccgccgagcccgcgGACCTCGTGCTCCAGCCTCCCGAGAGCAAGCGGGAGGCCAGAGGCTACAACCACCATCCCCGGATCATGACAT GCTATGTGAGGGAGGTGACGGAGCAGGAGGAGGCGACGACGTGGGAGCGGCCGACGAGGGAGGTGGAGACGCTGGAGCTGTTCCCGCTCAAAGCAGCCTACGACCTGGAGCTAGAGGCGGACAGGTTCAGCCGGTACGTGAGGGGCGGCGAGCAGCAGTGCAGGGAGATCTCCTTCTTCGACGTGGCCACTGGACGAGATCCGCCGCTGGAGCTCAGGCTCTGCAGCTTCGATCGGTATCTGGTCTAA
- the LOC119277639 gene encoding cytochrome P450 86A1-like gives MATAMYDSVLHLQLHPGAIAVTVVALASAYMVWFWALSRRLSGPPMWPLVGSLPSVVMNRKRVHDWIADNLRATGEAATYQTCILPLPFLARRQGLVTVTCNPRNLEHILRARFDNYPKGPMWQAAFHDLLGQGIFNSDGETWLLQRKTAALEFTTRTLRQAMARWANRSIKDRLWRILADHCDAAASVDLQDLLLRLTFDNICGLTFGKDPETLSPGLTENPFANAFDEATLATMQRFLFPSFLWRIKKALGIGSEQSLRKSLAVVDQFMTETIAARKATPSDDLLSRFMKKRDSNGKAFPEDVLQWIALNFLLAGRDTSSVALSWFFWTIMQRPDVERKVLLEIASVLRETRGDDTGRWAEEPLDFDELDRLVYLKAALSETLRLYPSVPQDSKYVVADDVLPDGTVVPAGSAITYSIYSVGRMESIWGKDCVEFRPERWLSADGSRFEPVKDAYRFVAFNGGPRTCLGKDLAYLQMKSIASAVLLRHSVELVPGHQVEQKMSLTLFMKNGLRVNVKPRDLAGYVAPPPEEAPPLGSVVIPTTTAAAA, from the coding sequence ATGGCCACGGCAATGTATGACAGCGTGCTGCACTTGCAGCTGCACCCCGGCGCCATCGCCGTCACGGTCGTGGCCTTGGCCTCGGCGTACATGGTGTGGTTCTGGGCGCTGTCGAGGCGGCTGTCGGGGCCCCCGATGTGGCCGCTGGTGGGCAGCCTCCCCAGCGTCGTGATGAACCGGAAGCGGGTCCACGACTGGATTGCCGACAACCTGCGCGCGACGGGCGAGGCGGCGACGTACCAGACGTGCATCCTGCCGCTGCCGTTCCTGGCGCGGCGGCAGGGGCTGGTGACGGTGACGTGCAACCCGCGGAACCTGGAGCACATCCTGCGCGCGCGCTTCGACAACTACCCCAAGGGCCCCATGTGGCAGGCGGCGTTCCACGACCTCCTCGGCCAGGGCATCTTCAACTCCGACGGCGAGACGTGGCTGCTCCAGCGCAAGACGGCGGCGCTCGAGTTCACCACCCGGACGCTGCGCCAGGCCATGGCGCGCTGGGCCAACCGCTCCATCAAGGACCGCCTGTGGCGCATCCTCGCGGACCACTGCGACGCCGCCGCCAGCGTCGACCTCCAGGACCTCCTCCTGCGCCTCACCTTCGACAACATCTGCGGGCTCACCTTCGGCAAGGACCCCGAGACGTTGTCGCCGGGCTTGACGGAGAACCCCTTCGCCAACGCCTTCGACGAGGCCACCTTGGCGACCATGCAGAGGTTTCTGTTCCCTAGCTTCCTGTGGCGGATCAAGAAGGCGCTGGGCATCGGCAGCGAGCAGAGCCTCCGCAAGAGCCTCGCGGTGGTGGACCAGTTCATGACGGAGACCATCGCGGCGCGCAAGGCGACGCCGTCGGACGACCTGCTGTCCCGGTTCATGAAGAAGCGCGACAGCAACGGCAAGGCGTTCCCGGAGGACGTGCTGCAGTGGATCGCGCTCAACTTCCTGCTCGCGGGCCGCGACACGTCGTCCGTCGCGCTCAGCTGGTTCTTCTGGACGATCATGCAGAGGCCGGACGTGGAGCGCAAGGTGCTCCTCGAGATCGCGTCCGTGCTCAGGGAGACGCGCGGCGACGACACGGGTAGGTGGGCGGAGGAGCCGCTGGACTTCGACGAGCTGGACCGCCTCGTGTACCTCAAGGCGGCATTGTCGGAGACGCTGCGCCTGTACCCGTCGGTGCCGCAGGACTCCAAGTACGTGGTGGCCGACGACGTGCTCCCCGACGGCACCGTGGTGCCGGCCGGCTCGGCGATCACCTACTCCATCTACTCGGTCGGGAGGATGGAGAGCATATGGGGCAAGGACTGCGTGGAGTTCCGGCCGGAGCGGTGGCTGTCGGCGGACGGCAGCCGCTTCGAGCCCGTCAAGGACGCGTACCGCTTCGTGGCGTTCAATGGCGGGCCGAGGACGTGCCTCGGCAAGGACCTCGCCTACCTGCAGATGAAGTCCATCGCGTCGGCGGTGCTGTTGCGCCACTCGGTGGAGCTGGTGCCGGGCCACCAGGTGGAGCAGAAGATGTCGCTCACCCTGTTCATGAAGAACGGGCTCCGCGTGAACGTCAAGCCAAGGGACCTCGCCGGCTacgtcgcgccgccgccggaggaggCGCCGCCACTGGGGTCAGTCGTGATCccaaccaccaccgccgccgctgcaTAG